The Abditibacteriota bacterium genome segment GTGCTGCTGGCCCCCTTTGCCAAGTGGCTGCTGAACGGTCTGCAGCTGTCGGGGACCTACTTCGTGTTCGGCATACTGGTGTCCCTGATCATGTTCGGCGCCGCTTTGGTGCTCAACGAGCCGCCCGAGGGCTACGCTCCTCCGGGCAGCGGCCCTGCCGAAGGGCTGCCGGGCTCCCGGGGCAGGGACTACACGGCGCCGGAGATGCTGAGGACAGCGCTGTTCTGGCTGGTGGCCTTTTTGTATATGGCCGGCTCCTTTTCCGGTCTCATGGTCATCAGCGACGCCGAGACCATTACCCGCAACGCCATACGCCAGTCCGGCTTTCAGGGCGGCTCCGGCTATGCGGTGGCGGGCATCATGCTGCTGGCGGCGGCCAACGCCTTCGGGCGCCTGTTCTGGAGCACTCTGTCGGACCGTATCGGCAGGATCACCTCCCTCATCATCATGTTTGCCATTACCGGATGCGTGATGCTGAGCCTCAACAGCCTGGGGGGCTCCTTTGGAGGCTTTATGCTGGCTCTGGCGGTCATAGGCTGCTGCTTCGGCGGCTATCTGGGTATGTTTTTGCCTATATGCTCCGATTTCTTCGGCAACAGAAACATCACCCTCAACTACGGCATTTTGTATTCGGCTTTTGCTCTGGCCGGTATCCTGGGGCCCATGACCGAGTCCTGGATGACCGACGCAGCGGCCAATCAGTGCGCAGCATATATCTCGTTTGCGGGCCTTGCAGTGGCTGTCGCAGTGCAGATAGTGTATATCAACAAAAAGGCCCTGCCGCCCGACTCTGCGCGGCAAAGCCTTTGAGAATATAAGAAAAGGGATACGAAATATGAACAAAAGCAGTATCAGATGGATCATCCTGTTTGCCGGCTTTCTGGCAAACATGTGTCAGGGACTTGCGTATGCGTCCTCTGTGTTTATGGCGCCCATCGTCGCCACCTTCGGAGTGGAAAAGGCTCAGGCGTCTCTGGCCTTTT includes the following:
- a CDS encoding OFA family MFS transporter; amino-acid sequence: MTCLCESIMYATGVFMAPIMQTYDISPDNTAPAALAFSLLVVFIAVGTVAGGVVNEKKGTRPPIVAGSILFAAGLFTAALSARIGQLYLLYAGFGMITGTGVGMIYGSVLGVIAKWFPDRKGFATGVVVCAVGGGPVLLAPFAKWLLNGLQLSGTYFVFGILVSLIMFGAALVLNEPPEGYAPPGSGPAEGLPGSRGRDYTAPEMLRTALFWLVAFLYMAGSFSGLMVISDAETITRNAIRQSGFQGGSGYAVAGIMLLAAANAFGRLFWSTLSDRIGRITSLIIMFAITGCVMLSLNSLGGSFGGFMLALAVIGCCFGGYLGMFLPICSDFFGNRNITLNYGILYSAFALAGILGPMTESWMTDAAANQCAAYISFAGLAVAVAVQIVYINKKALPPDSARQSL